CCACCAGAACCGAGGGCGGCTGCGCCGTGCAGGAGATGGTCGGCGGATTCATGGGCGGCGGAGGAGGCGGCGGTACCGGCTCCATCAATTCCACTCCATCGCCGACCTGAACATCCTCGATCGCGTAGGTCAGCATCGCCGTGGCGCTGGTGGGCGTGACATTCAGCACCATCATCTCTGCCAGGGAACGCCGGGGAAATTCTTTCAGACGGCCCCGGGGATACTTGGGAGAGTTTTTCTGCGAATCATCCGGGATGGAGGCCTTGTACGAGAGGGAATCAATCGCTTCCAGGCTGGCGAAATCGTAGTTGCGGGTAGCCCGGAAATAGTCGCCAACCTTGACTCCCTGGTTCGCGCCGATGTTCAGATACACCTTCTGGCCGGTGCCCACGATGGTATCGAAATCCTTGGCGCCGACGATCCTCCCCGTCAGCAAGCCATTGGGGGGCGCGAAGCGATTAAACGGGGCGCGATACGAAAATTGGGGAATGGGACGCTCGTTCCAGGGAACGGCCAGGTCGCCGGGAATCATGGCATCACAGTTGAATTCGACCACGCCGATCCCGATGCGATCCCGGGTGCCGACAATGCGGACACGGCCTATCTCGGCGTAGACGTCGCCCACCGCCGCCAACTCACGCCTCTGCCCCCGATAGGGCTGCCAGCGATTGGGGTCCCGCATCCGGCGGAGGATGGCAAAGGCCTGCCCCTCCTGGAAGCCGCCGCCGTCCAGGTAGACGTAGTCACGGTCGCCAAAGCGCGTGGCGTGCGGCGTGTTCCAGCCGCCGGCCAGATAAACGCTGTTGGAGATGGACTCCTTGGTCACGTAGCCGGCACAATTCACGTCCGAGTAGGTGGGAGCCTGCTTCCACTCCTCGATGTTGGTGGCGGCGACCTGCGTCCCCGCTTCCTGGGCCAGCGCAGAGGCGGCCAGAATAATCAGGACAAGTCCCGTTCGTTTCATAATTTCCTCCGGAAGTTGCCACCGCAGAAGGGTCGGCAGACCGGGTCCAAAGGGCGCAAACACCACGCCCCAAAGGCCTTTTCCGGATTGAACGCTAGCAAACAGCCCCGCAGGGGTCAAGGAAAACCGTATTAACCCCTAAGGTACCAAAGGACAGGTTACCGGTAAGAAAGGTGCAACCCCTGTTGCATTGCTCCTTGTGCACCTGTAATATTCGCGCGCCCCGCCTGCAAAAATGTCGGCGACTGCCACCTACGTCCCGCGGCTGCTGCCGCCGCGCCTGCCGCGCATTTGTGTCGCCATCACCGGCTCCAGCGCCGCCGAAATGGTCGCCAAGGCGCAGGCGGTGGTGAGGGATAACCCCTTTATTGAGTTTAGGTTAGATTACATTCGCAAGCCGGCAAGTGGGCTGGCCCGCATCAAGGCCTTCCTGGAATACCACCCCGACGTGCTGGCCATCGCCACCTGTCGCCGGGCGGCCAACGGGGGCAAGTTCCGGGGTTCGGTGGCGGCGGAAATCAGCTTGCTCGTCCGGGCCGCAGCCCACGGCTGCCAGTTGGTAGACCTGGAGTTGGCCAGCGCGAGCAAGGCCCGGCCGGAAGAGCTCTCCCGCCTGCGCAGCGGAGCGGCACTGGTTCTTTCCCATCACGATTTCAAGGCTACGCGCAAGCTGGATCAGACCTTCGAAAAGATGCGCAGCATCCCAGCCGATTTCTACAAGGTGGTCACCACCGCCAAGTGCCTGGCGGACAACGTGACCATGATGAAGTTCTTGGAGCAGAAGGCAGAGAAGCACTCCATGGTGGGCGTGTGCATGGGGGAGCAGGGGATCATCAGTCGAGTGCTGGGCGTGCGGGCGGGCAGTGTGTTCACCTTCGCGGCCGCCACGGCGGGCGAGGAAACCGCGCCCGGACAGATTGCGGGACGCACGCTGCTGGACGTCTACCGGCTAAATCTGGTGGACGCCGCCACCCGTGTCTACGGCGTAGCCGGCGACCCCATCGAGCACTCCCTTTCCCCCCACATCATGAATGCCGCCTTCCGGCGCGAAAGCGTCAACGCCGTGTATCTGGCGCTGCATGCGCGGACCCTTACCGACCTGCTTACTTGCGCGCGCGACATTCCCATCCATGGGCTCAGCATCACCATGCCCTACAAGGAAGTCATCCTGAAACACCTGGATAACACCGACTCGGTCACGGCCAAAATCGGGGCGTGCAACACCGTCATCCGGGCGCAGGACGGAAAGCTCTATGGTTTCAATACCGACGTTGCGGGCGTGATCCGGCCGTTGGAACAGCGCATCCAGATCGCGGGCGCCAAGGTGCTGGTGCTGGGCGCCGGAGGCGCAGCGCGGGCGGCGGTCTTCGGTCTGAAAGAGCGCCATGCCGAAGTTTACGTGCTCAACCGCACCGCTTCCGCCGGGAGGCGGCTGGCCAAGCAGGCGCGCGCCAAGTATCTGCGGCGCTCCGACCTGAAGAAGATGCAGTTCGACGCCATCGTCAACGCCACGCCGGTCGGCATGGGCGGCGGACGCCAGTCTCCCTTACGCGACAACGAGATCAACGCACGCGTGGTGTTCGACATGGTTTACGTTCCGGCCGAAACGCGCCTAGTGAAGCAGGCGCGCGCGCGGGGAACGCAGGTCATCCTGGGCTGGGAGATGCTCATCCACCAGGCGGCCCGACAGTTCGAGATCTGGACCGGGAAGCCTGCGCCGCTCGATGAGATCCAGCGCACCATGCTGCGCGCGCTGGAAGCCCGGGCGGCAGCGGAAAACGGCAAGAAGAAAAAGCGCAAGTAGAGGACGCGGGAAAATCAACCTAACAGTTGCGGTTGGCGTTACAAAAGAAGTAACATAACTCAAGTCGGACATGGACCGCTTACGAGCGGCCGTGGTCCCAGGTTTCGCCCAATACAAACCAGTCACTTCCACTGAGTAGAGTCGTCGCCTGCAGTTGAAAAACCAGCGCTGCGGCCCAGCCGCCGCGTCCAAACTTCGGAGGGACGGACCATGCCGTGGTATGCATACTGCATTACGGAGCAAGAGGCGTTTCAGGGTGAATCCAGGGCACGGCGTCCGTTCCTGATTGAGGGGATGAGCGGCATCCAGGGTGCCAAAGTCTACGGCTATCCCAGCGGAGAGTTCGCGGTCATCGTCAGCGAGTACACCCGCACCGGCACGCTCGACCAAAAGGCCATCCTCGACCACGCGCGGGTGGTGAGCGAGTGCTTCCGCAATACCACCGTCCTTCCCTTCCGTTTCGGCACAGTCTTTGAGACCGACGAGGCGCTGCGGCGCGCCGTTCGGGGCAACCGCAAGGCCTTCCTGGCCAGTGTCTCCAGGCTGCGCGGCAAGGCCGAGATGCACCTCAAGGTGCTGATCAGGGATGGCTCCCTGGTCGCGGCCGCCGAGGAAGTAGTGCTCCCCGCCGCCGCGGGTGGCGAATACCTGCGCAAGCTGCGAGAGAAAGCGGCTCGGCAGCGCGAACGCCAGACCAAGGCGCGCGCCCTTTCGGTACAGGTGCACAAGCTGTTCTCGCCCCTGGAAGAAGAGGTCTGCTGCCGCAAGGCGGACTCGGGCGGGCTGCTCATCGATATCGCCCATCTCATCGACCACAAGTCGGTGGAGAAGTACCAGAGCCGCTACGGTCAGGCCACACGCCAGCTCAAGAACTGCGAGTTGGTGATCTCGGGTCCCTGGCCACCCTATCACTTCATGCCGGGCAAGCTGCGCACCGCCGGGAACGGGCATAGCTGAGGTCGACGCGCCCCCGGTTGAAAGAGGTTCTTCACCTTCTGGCCCTGCCTCACGTCCAGGCTCGCCTTCCGGCGCGCCGCCGGGAGGGCCAAACCCGCGGCAGTTGACGCATCTTTTGAACGACGCTTATCATCATAGGTTTAATCGCGTCACGGAATCGGCTTCTGAGGGACGAAGCATGGACAAGAAAAGACTGGAGCAATTCCGCAAGAAGCTGGAAGCCCGGCAGCAGGAGTTGCGCCGTGTCGTATCGAACACCGAGCTCGCCGGCCGGTCTGCGGACGTGGAGACCGCCCAGGATATCGCCGACAAGGCGGCCAGCTCCTATACCAAGGAATTCCTCTTCAGTCAGAGCAACAATGAGCGCCAGCTCCTGCACCAGGTCGAGTCGGCTCTGGCCCGCCTCCGCGAGGGCGAGTTCGGCAACTGCGTGAGCTGCGGCAAAGAAGTCAACCCTAAGCGCCTCGAAGCCGTGCCTTGGACCCGCTTCTGCATCGACTGCCAGGAAAAGCTGGAGCAGGGGCAGTTGGAAGATACTGGGTCGTAGGCTACCCCGGTTGTACACCCCTTCATTTCGGCTGCTCGGGCGGCTGTTGTTCCTGGTCTGAGGGCTGCTGCTGCGGGGCGGGTTGGGACGGCTTTTGTTCCTTCTTCTTCTGCTGCTGGCCGAGGATCGCGCCCAGCACGTCTTCCAGCGGATTCGTGGGCGGCGCCCCTGGTTCTTTCTTAGCTTCGGTTTGGTCCGATTCCCCCTGCGGTTTCTGGTTGCTGTCGGACGTTTCCTTCTTGCCCAGGATCGCGCCCAGAATCCCTTGCGTGAGCCCGCCCGGATCGGAAAGGCTCGGTACCAGGTTCTCCAGCTTCATGCGGGCGATCTTCTCGACATCAGGCGCGAAGCGGGGTTTCTCAAAGGTTCCGGTCACGATGAGCGGAACCACCAATTCCCCCTTGCGGTTGGCCAGCGCCGTGGTCAGGTAACCGCCCACGGACGTGCCTCCGACCTCTTTGCTGAACTCGGGCGAAAGCACGGCGGTGACGCGCAGGTTGAGCGACTGGTCCACCAGGCTGGCGCTGCCCGCGGCGGCGAGCGTGCCTTCGCTGATGACCGCTTTCAGGTTCTGGGTACGTGCCACGCCATCTTGCAGGTCCACTTGTCCGGTCAGACTGGCAACGTCGGTGAAGGGGCGCATCTTCTGTTTGTAGGCCAGGAACTTGGCGGCGTTGGCGATTTCGTACAGCAGGTCCATGTTGGCGATCTTGCCGTCGCGCAAGTCCAGGAGCACGCTGCCGTCGAGCGAGCGGGCAATCTGACCCGACCCCGCGAACGACGCATTGCCGTTGGTCGCCAAAAGGCCAAAGAGTTTTTCCTTCACGGAAGACACCGAGGAAAGCAGCTTGTTGGCATCCACCCGCTCCATCTTGTGCGTGAGCTCGAAGGTAGCGGGCGTTTGGCGCGTATCCATCACCAGCGTGCCCGAGGCGCGGCCCCCGTAGACTTCGCCGGTGAGCGGCGCCATGCGAATGAGGCCGTGGTCGAGGGTGACGTTGGAGCGGACGTTGCTCAGCGTGAGCTGGTCATAGACCACCGTGCCCACGCTAAGCGTCCCGGTGCCCACCATCCGTGAGAAGAAGCTGGGCGGAGCCGCAGCCGCTTGTGCTCTGGGAACCACCCGCCAATCGCGCGCGGAAGCCGGCGACGCGCCGCCGGAGAAGATCTGAGCCCACTCGGCCAGGTCCATGCGGTCGGCCGCCAGGGTGAATTCCGTGCGCGGGGCATCGAAGCTCCGCACCACCATGGTTCCCGTAGCGCGGGTCTGGCCCAGCGTGGCGGCCAGCTCTTCCACCACCATGGAGCTCTCGGTAAACCGCAGGCGGGCGCGGCCAATGCCCAGCGGTTTGGCCAGCGCTGGAAGCCGCAGCGTGGCACGTTCCACCAGGCCGGTTCCGGAATAGCTGCGGGCCGCGGCGTTCTTCAGCGCGCCCACCAGGCGCACGTCGAGGTCCAGGGCACCCGAGCCGCTGACGCCTTCGGCCGCGGAGACACCCCAGGCACGGGCGATGGCAAGCGCTTCGCCGATCTCGGCCCCGCGCGCGCGGACGCTGGCCTCCAGGCGTGGCTCGGGCGAGGTGTAGCCGTTGACGGTGAACGCAGCGCTCACGGTGGTGCCGCCGGTCGAGGCGGTGAATTCCGGCGCCCGGATGGTGGTGGGCGCCATGTCCACGATCATCGCCGGCACCTTGACCGGCTGGGGCAAACCGGCGCCGCTGATGGCCACGTCCCGCGCCTTGATGGTCCCCGTGAATCCCAGCTCCGAAGCTGGACCGCGTGCCTGGAGATCCGCCGTCATGCGTCCGGCCACCTTCGTTCCCGGGCTGAACGCCACCCCGAACGCCGAAGCCAGACGCGCCGCTTCCTCGATGGATACGTCACCGGACACCAGGCGCAAATCGAGTTGCGCGGGTGTCGGCGCAGTGTTGACGGTGCCGGTCACCTTCAGCGGCGTAGCGCCCAGGCGAAGGTCTCCGCGTTCGATCCGCAACAAGCCGGCTTCGCGCGTAAGGCTGTAGTCGGCAGCGATGGGGAAACCGACTTCCGCGCCACGAATGCGTGGTTGCTCCAACCGAAGAGATCCCGATGATGTCAGACTGCCACCGCGGCTGACGACGGCGACCTCGCCACTGGCGACACCGCCAACGCTCGAGAACGCGCCTGAGTTGAGGAACTGCCCGAGCGCGGCGAGGGTGACGTGCTCCAGGTTGAGCTTGCCGTCAAACGGCGTTGCCTGCCAGTCACCGTCGGGCTGGGGACCAATACGGCCGGAGAGCGCCAATTTCTGCGCGCCTTCACCGGGCAAATGAACCGTGGCCTCAAGGAAGAACGGCTGCCCGGCCGCGTAATCCTCGAGTGTGAGGTCAATGTGGTCGTACACCATGCGCGCAGGCTGCTGACGCGGGTCGGTCACCGCGAGCTGTCCATCCACGATGCGCAGTTCGCTGAGCGAGAACGACCGCTGTGCGGTCGCTGCCGGCTCGCCTGCTCCCTTGCGGCCCAGGCTCTCGAAGTTCCAGAGTCCATCGGTGGAACGGATGAGCTCCACCCGCGGCCGGGCCAGGTCCAGGGCATCGATTTCGACTTCTCCGCGGAGCAGCGGCCAAACCCGAACGCGGACGTAGACTTCGTCCGCCTGGGCGAAGATCCTTCCGGCTCCGAACGCCGGATCATCCGCGATGGCGACACCCGAGGCGCGGAAGGCCAGTGGAATCACCCGCAGGCGCATGGGCCCGAGCGTGACCTGGCGGCCCAGCCGCTGCTCCAGTTGTGCCTGGATGGTGGGACGGTAGCGGTTCACGTCCACCAGCGAGGGCAGCGCAAGGGCGACGATGGCGACCAGCGCCACCAGCACCACGATTCCAATGAGTACCTTGCGCAAGTTGTCCTCACTCAGCCGGTCGATGGGTTTCGAGCGCGCAGGTCCCGCGGGATCAGCGGACCCTACTAGGTTCGAAGCGCGCGGGGCGCACGCGGTTGTCCGCGCCGCACGCATTGTAACTCCGCAATGGGCGGCGCTTCCGTGATGCCGCGACGCGTGGTTGACACTCTTCCACCGGGGGCGTAGCGTGCGTCTTTCCCGGGAGGCAAGAATGCAGATTCGTCGGTTGCTGGGTGCAGGGCTGGCCGCGGTGGCGCTGTGGTGCATCATTCCTGCGGCAAACGCGCAACACGAGGAGAGCTACGACGTCATCATCCGCGGCGGAACCGTCTATGACGGCACCGGCGGCAAACCGGAGCGCGCGGATGTCGGCATCCGGGGCGACAAAGTCGCCGCCCTCGGCGACCTCCACGGCGCGAAAGCGACGACCGTGGTGGATGCCAAGGGCATGGCGGTGGCTCCCGGCTTCATCAACATGCTTTCCTGGTCGACCGAATCGCTCAT
Above is a window of Terriglobales bacterium DNA encoding:
- the aroE gene encoding shikimate dehydrogenase, whose product is MSATATYVPRLLPPRLPRICVAITGSSAAEMVAKAQAVVRDNPFIEFRLDYIRKPASGLARIKAFLEYHPDVLAIATCRRAANGGKFRGSVAAEISLLVRAAAHGCQLVDLELASASKARPEELSRLRSGAALVLSHHDFKATRKLDQTFEKMRSIPADFYKVVTTAKCLADNVTMMKFLEQKAEKHSMVGVCMGEQGIISRVLGVRAGSVFTFAAATAGEETAPGQIAGRTLLDVYRLNLVDAATRVYGVAGDPIEHSLSPHIMNAAFRRESVNAVYLALHARTLTDLLTCARDIPIHGLSITMPYKEVILKHLDNTDSVTAKIGACNTVIRAQDGKLYGFNTDVAGVIRPLEQRIQIAGAKVLVLGAGGAARAAVFGLKERHAEVYVLNRTASAGRRLAKQARAKYLRRSDLKKMQFDAIVNATPVGMGGGRQSPLRDNEINARVVFDMVYVPAETRLVKQARARGTQVILGWEMLIHQAARQFEIWTGKPAPLDEIQRTMLRALEARAAAENGKKKKRK
- a CDS encoding TraR/DksA family transcriptional regulator, coding for MDKKRLEQFRKKLEARQQELRRVVSNTELAGRSADVETAQDIADKAASSYTKEFLFSQSNNERQLLHQVESALARLREGEFGNCVSCGKEVNPKRLEAVPWTRFCIDCQEKLEQGQLEDTGS
- a CDS encoding OmpA family protein, with the protein product MKRTGLVLIILAASALAQEAGTQVAATNIEEWKQAPTYSDVNCAGYVTKESISNSVYLAGGWNTPHATRFGDRDYVYLDGGGFQEGQAFAILRRMRDPNRWQPYRGQRRELAAVGDVYAEIGRVRIVGTRDRIGIGVVEFNCDAMIPGDLAVPWNERPIPQFSYRAPFNRFAPPNGLLTGRIVGAKDFDTIVGTGQKVYLNIGANQGVKVGDYFRATRNYDFASLEAIDSLSYKASIPDDSQKNSPKYPRGRLKEFPRRSLAEMMVLNVTPTSATAMLTYAIEDVQVGDGVELMEPVPPPPPPPMNPPTISCTAQPPSVLVGERSTITCEAASPDGRPLTISHASSAGNVSPTDGIAVLDTYNTTPGVITVRSTATDDRNLSASAMTNVNVAAPAIPQASKLNEIQFRRNSARIDNQAKAMLDDLALLLQREPDSRAAIVGTVDGDEKAGQTLATKRAENARDYLTREKGVDAGRVDVQTSPMPGKKADLWVIPSGATMPEQQ
- a CDS encoding AsmA family protein, whose translation is MRKVLIGIVVLVALVAIVALALPSLVDVNRYRPTIQAQLEQRLGRQVTLGPMRLRVIPLAFRASGVAIADDPAFGAGRIFAQADEVYVRVRVWPLLRGEVEIDALDLARPRVELIRSTDGLWNFESLGRKGAGEPAATAQRSFSLSELRIVDGQLAVTDPRQQPARMVYDHIDLTLEDYAAGQPFFLEATVHLPGEGAQKLALSGRIGPQPDGDWQATPFDGKLNLEHVTLAALGQFLNSGAFSSVGGVASGEVAVVSRGGSLTSSGSLRLEQPRIRGAEVGFPIAADYSLTREAGLLRIERGDLRLGATPLKVTGTVNTAPTPAQLDLRLVSGDVSIEEAARLASAFGVAFSPGTKVAGRMTADLQARGPASELGFTGTIKARDVAISGAGLPQPVKVPAMIVDMAPTTIRAPEFTASTGGTTVSAAFTVNGYTSPEPRLEASVRARGAEIGEALAIARAWGVSAAEGVSGSGALDLDVRLVGALKNAAARSYSGTGLVERATLRLPALAKPLGIGRARLRFTESSMVVEELAATLGQTRATGTMVVRSFDAPRTEFTLAADRMDLAEWAQIFSGGASPASARDWRVVPRAQAAAAPPSFFSRMVGTGTLSVGTVVYDQLTLSNVRSNVTLDHGLIRMAPLTGEVYGGRASGTLVMDTRQTPATFELTHKMERVDANKLLSSVSSVKEKLFGLLATNGNASFAGSGQIARSLDGSVLLDLRDGKIANMDLLYEIANAAKFLAYKQKMRPFTDVASLTGQVDLQDGVARTQNLKAVISEGTLAAAGSASLVDQSLNLRVTAVLSPEFSKEVGGTSVGGYLTTALANRKGELVVPLIVTGTFEKPRFAPDVEKIARMKLENLVPSLSDPGGLTQGILGAILGKKETSDSNQKPQGESDQTEAKKEPGAPPTNPLEDVLGAILGQQQKKKEQKPSQPAPQQQPSDQEQQPPEQPK
- a CDS encoding GvpL/GvpF family gas vesicle protein produces the protein MPWYAYCITEQEAFQGESRARRPFLIEGMSGIQGAKVYGYPSGEFAVIVSEYTRTGTLDQKAILDHARVVSECFRNTTVLPFRFGTVFETDEALRRAVRGNRKAFLASVSRLRGKAEMHLKVLIRDGSLVAAAEEVVLPAAAGGEYLRKLREKAARQRERQTKARALSVQVHKLFSPLEEEVCCRKADSGGLLIDIAHLIDHKSVEKYQSRYGQATRQLKNCELVISGPWPPYHFMPGKLRTAGNGHS